A genomic region of Hydrogenovibrio crunogenus contains the following coding sequences:
- a CDS encoding MBL fold metallo-hydrolase: MKGTYKLSFIALMAGLAVLPNVNAETNQDPYVAGFEAWAKEVGNGNGNIQSQAAKTYVNNVKATEKKAGYIGDKLPLPKAVKVTDGVYTIVGSQIWHNPSNFGLNNNISFVIFKDGVFVFNAGANPAIAYSVHQQIKKLTKKPVKWVAVENNQGHAYLGASYWVDVGVKNLYSSDLANMQFDQAFDAIKQEWSMRVGKAITASARNVSDKFTTFNNKMEVDVGDGEKFILMDFGPGHTPASTSVYVPSRKVFLSGDLAFNERMPVMFAYTNSFDWMNSFENMMKVIPKDVFVIPGHGTPTNMATVKKQTYDYFRYLQKEIQKVVDEGGHQEEAENVDQSMYKDRPVFDQAAKNNARRIYIEITGGDF, encoded by the coding sequence ATGAAAGGCACTTATAAACTGAGTTTTATTGCTTTAATGGCCGGGTTGGCTGTGTTGCCTAACGTCAACGCGGAAACCAATCAAGACCCCTATGTCGCTGGCTTTGAAGCCTGGGCCAAAGAAGTCGGTAATGGCAATGGTAATATCCAGTCTCAGGCCGCTAAAACCTATGTCAATAATGTGAAAGCAACCGAAAAAAAGGCTGGCTATATTGGTGATAAACTGCCGTTGCCAAAAGCCGTGAAAGTGACGGACGGCGTTTATACCATTGTTGGTAGTCAGATTTGGCATAACCCCTCCAACTTCGGACTGAATAACAATATTTCGTTTGTCATTTTCAAAGATGGCGTGTTCGTCTTCAATGCGGGCGCCAATCCGGCGATTGCTTATAGTGTGCATCAACAAATCAAAAAGCTGACTAAGAAACCAGTGAAATGGGTGGCAGTTGAAAACAATCAAGGGCATGCTTATTTGGGAGCAAGCTACTGGGTGGATGTCGGCGTTAAGAACCTGTATTCCAGTGATTTGGCCAATATGCAGTTCGATCAAGCATTTGACGCGATCAAACAGGAATGGTCAATGCGTGTCGGTAAGGCAATTACCGCATCGGCGCGTAATGTCTCAGATAAATTCACGACCTTTAACAATAAAATGGAAGTCGATGTCGGTGATGGCGAAAAATTCATTTTGATGGACTTTGGGCCTGGGCATACACCGGCATCCACCAGTGTTTACGTTCCATCAAGAAAAGTCTTTTTATCAGGTGATTTAGCGTTTAATGAGCGCATGCCGGTAATGTTTGCTTACACTAACAGTTTTGACTGGATGAACTCGTTTGAAAACATGATGAAAGTCATTCCAAAAGACGTGTTTGTGATTCCGGGGCATGGTACGCCAACCAATATGGCGACGGTGAAAAAACAAACTTATGACTATTTCCGTTACCTGCAGAAAGAAATCCAAAAAGTCGTCGATGAAGGCGGGCATCAGGAAGAAGCAGAAAACGTCGATCAGTCGATGTATAAAGATCGTCCCGTGTTTGACCAAGCTGCGAAAAACAATGCCAGACGCATTTACATCGAAATCACCGGTGGGGATTTTTAA
- a CDS encoding AI-2E family transporter, with amino-acid sequence MRSNAPYEEGFLIILLLTAVVGLLWLFSPFLEALLFAMILATATYSLYLKVLPKVKQSPNYASAVMSVFVFATVIAPVTYLLLEVGLQVGHIVSQAEQWLSQQTPETLAELNKNLVEVIPFPESTQMELIRQVKDNSDKLIAFAQETIMFLVKGIFGSTTSFITFIFLAVFALFFFYRDGHRISHHLKILSPLENYYDTMIMTRFSNLSTILLLSVLGVALMQGVVFAIVAWFLGMPGLFIGMAIAITSFIPIVGAALIWIPFALVMAAQGDYVAASVVVFFGAVVNGFFIDNVVRPMLIQKISASLGGASEELAVANHTLITVLSTFAGLIHFGMIGLFFGPVIAAMAITIFDVYAHKNSDLLDRT; translated from the coding sequence ATGCGCTCAAATGCCCCTTATGAAGAAGGTTTTTTAATTATTTTACTCTTGACCGCTGTTGTCGGGCTACTTTGGCTGTTTTCCCCTTTTTTAGAGGCATTGCTGTTTGCGATGATTCTCGCCACCGCAACTTACTCCTTGTATTTAAAAGTATTACCCAAAGTAAAGCAATCGCCAAATTATGCTTCGGCAGTCATGAGTGTCTTTGTGTTTGCAACGGTGATTGCACCGGTGACATATTTGTTGCTGGAAGTTGGGTTGCAAGTCGGGCATATCGTCAGTCAGGCAGAACAGTGGTTATCTCAGCAGACGCCGGAAACTTTGGCAGAATTGAATAAAAACCTTGTGGAAGTCATTCCTTTTCCTGAAAGTACACAAATGGAATTGATTCGACAGGTCAAAGACAATTCCGACAAACTCATTGCCTTTGCACAAGAAACGATTATGTTTCTGGTGAAGGGGATTTTTGGCAGCACCACTTCATTCATTACCTTTATCTTTTTAGCGGTCTTTGCGTTGTTTTTCTTTTATCGTGATGGGCACCGTATTTCTCATCATTTAAAAATTTTGTCACCGTTGGAAAACTACTATGACACCATGATCATGACGCGCTTTTCAAATCTGTCGACCATTTTGTTATTGTCGGTACTGGGGGTGGCATTGATGCAAGGGGTTGTGTTTGCCATCGTGGCTTGGTTTTTAGGCATGCCGGGATTGTTTATCGGAATGGCGATCGCCATTACCTCTTTTATTCCGATTGTCGGTGCGGCATTGATTTGGATTCCTTTTGCTCTGGTTATGGCTGCACAGGGAGATTATGTCGCCGCCAGTGTGGTGGTGTTCTTTGGTGCCGTCGTGAACGGGTTCTTTATTGATAATGTTGTCCGTCCGATGTTGATTCAAAAAATCTCGGCTTCCTTAGGGGGCGCTTCTGAAGAGTTAGCCGTAGCAAATCATACTTTGATTACCGTGTTATCCACCTTTGCCGGACTGATTCACTTCGGGATGATCGGTTTGTTTTTCGGACCTGTCATCGCCGCCATGGCGATTACCATCTTTGATGTTTACGCCCATAAAAACTCAGATTTATTAGACCGAACGTAA
- the ppnN gene encoding nucleotide 5'-monophosphate nucleosidase PpnN, whose translation MNNLIKKALIRPAGALQILSYKEAQQLCDQTDQGLNDVFRQCSLAVLNTGTKDDNGLALLEAHPDFQIRVYIKGRGLQMEIENAPENAFVNGVMIEGLQEHLTAVIRDLIYARNEIMDSGEFNLSTSFGITNAIFHLARNASLMKPDCVPNIVTCWGGHSITLEEYKYTKQTGYHLGLRKLDICTGCGPGAMKGPMKGAVLGHGKQRYTKGRFIGLTEPGIIAAEAPNAIVNELTIMPDIEKRLEAFMRLGHGIIIFPGGAGTMEEILYLLSVLMHPKNEDIPLPVVLTAPKSGKAYFDAVIEFIEYTLGKEATDKLTLLIGHPEEAADFIQHGIQEVKIHRKANSDAYYFNWNLHIPFELQQPFNPTHESVSQLRLHKEQPAHELASHLRCVFSAIVAGNVKTEGIAQIEKHGPFQIKGDREIMSRMDKLLKQFIEQRRMKLGTDNYEPCYNIISD comes from the coding sequence ATGAATAATCTCATCAAAAAAGCTTTAATTCGCCCCGCAGGCGCCCTGCAAATCCTTTCCTATAAAGAAGCACAGCAGTTGTGTGACCAAACCGATCAAGGTCTGAATGATGTTTTCAGACAATGTAGTTTGGCTGTACTGAATACCGGCACTAAAGATGACAACGGGTTGGCTTTACTGGAAGCGCACCCTGATTTTCAAATTCGGGTGTACATCAAAGGTCGCGGGTTACAAATGGAAATTGAGAATGCGCCTGAAAACGCGTTTGTAAATGGGGTCATGATTGAAGGGTTACAAGAACATTTGACCGCTGTCATCCGGGACTTAATTTATGCTCGAAATGAGATTATGGACAGTGGTGAATTTAATCTCTCAACTTCTTTCGGCATCACGAATGCGATTTTCCACCTAGCCAGAAACGCCTCATTGATGAAACCGGATTGCGTTCCCAATATTGTGACGTGCTGGGGCGGCCACTCCATTACGCTAGAAGAATATAAGTACACCAAACAAACCGGCTACCACCTTGGACTGCGAAAACTGGATATTTGTACCGGTTGTGGCCCCGGTGCGATGAAAGGCCCAATGAAAGGCGCCGTACTAGGGCATGGAAAGCAACGATATACCAAAGGACGCTTTATCGGACTCACAGAACCGGGCATTATCGCGGCAGAAGCACCCAATGCGATTGTGAATGAACTCACCATTATGCCGGACATTGAAAAACGCCTAGAGGCGTTCATGCGACTAGGGCATGGCATTATCATTTTCCCGGGGGGTGCTGGCACGATGGAAGAAATTCTGTACCTACTGAGCGTTTTAATGCACCCAAAAAATGAAGATATTCCTTTACCTGTGGTACTGACTGCTCCGAAATCCGGTAAAGCTTATTTTGATGCGGTGATTGAATTCATAGAATATACACTGGGGAAAGAAGCAACTGATAAGCTGACATTATTAATCGGCCACCCGGAAGAAGCCGCTGATTTTATTCAACACGGCATTCAAGAGGTCAAAATTCATCGTAAAGCGAACAGCGATGCGTATTACTTTAACTGGAACCTACACATTCCATTTGAACTACAACAGCCATTTAATCCTACCCATGAAAGCGTTTCTCAACTGAGGTTGCATAAAGAGCAACCCGCCCATGAACTGGCCAGTCATTTACGCTGCGTCTTCTCAGCCATCGTGGCCGGAAACGTTAAAACGGAAGGAATTGCTCAAATTGAAAAACATGGTCCTTTTCAAATCAAAGGGGATCGTGAAATCATGAGTCGCATGGATAAGTTATTAAAACAGTTCATTGAACAACGCCGAATGAAATTAGGAACGGATAACTACGAGCCTTGCTATAATATCATTTCTGATTAA
- a CDS encoding DEAD/DEAH box helicase yields MTFEELDLDPKLLTAIEEQHYHKPTPIQAEAIPEMLLSKDVLAGAATGTGKTAAFVLPALQFLLDDPRPSRKPRVLILAPTRELAFQIHKVVKQLGTHCPFESNVVTGGFASDKQLEILQSNMDILVATPGRLLNIMSKEFIDLSDIELLIIDEADRMLDMGQGPDVLALIEAIPGDFQAACFSATLAGSGITKFAEEVLDSPEVIQVNAPNEKSEQIQQLVYLANDKAHKQALLKAILEDETCQSAIVFCNKKDRAIELADWLQNEQISSTVLHGDFIQAKRLEKTQKFKQGKVKVLVATDVAARGLDISNVTHVINYDIPYRGDIYIHRIGRTGRAQQVGIAINLVERHDITNLQRIEYHLQQSLPVSKIKGLEPSFKLKDALKKPKKKKKKAAKKKKK; encoded by the coding sequence ATGACCTTCGAAGAACTAGACCTTGATCCCAAACTCCTTACGGCGATTGAAGAGCAACATTATCACAAACCGACCCCTATCCAGGCGGAAGCGATTCCTGAAATGTTGTTGAGCAAAGATGTGCTGGCTGGCGCTGCGACCGGAACAGGAAAGACAGCCGCCTTTGTGTTACCCGCCTTACAGTTTTTATTGGATGACCCCAGACCGAGCCGTAAACCGAGAGTGCTGATTTTAGCGCCAACACGAGAACTGGCTTTTCAAATCCATAAAGTGGTTAAACAGTTAGGCACTCACTGCCCTTTTGAGTCGAATGTTGTGACGGGCGGGTTCGCTTCAGACAAACAGCTGGAAATCTTACAATCGAATATGGACATTCTGGTGGCCACACCTGGACGATTGCTAAATATTATGAGTAAAGAGTTTATTGACCTTTCAGACATTGAACTCCTGATTATTGATGAAGCCGATCGAATGCTAGACATGGGACAAGGCCCTGATGTTTTAGCTTTAATTGAAGCCATTCCTGGCGATTTCCAAGCGGCCTGTTTTTCTGCCACATTAGCGGGATCAGGCATCACCAAATTTGCTGAAGAAGTGCTCGACTCCCCTGAAGTCATCCAAGTCAACGCGCCGAATGAAAAATCAGAACAGATTCAGCAATTGGTTTACCTAGCAAACGATAAGGCACATAAGCAAGCCCTACTCAAAGCGATTTTGGAAGATGAAACTTGCCAAAGCGCCATAGTGTTCTGCAACAAAAAAGACCGAGCAATTGAGTTGGCTGACTGGCTTCAAAACGAACAGATTTCCAGCACGGTCTTACATGGTGATTTTATTCAAGCCAAACGCTTGGAAAAAACTCAAAAATTCAAACAAGGAAAGGTCAAGGTTCTGGTTGCCACCGATGTCGCTGCTCGAGGTTTAGATATTTCAAACGTGACCCATGTCATCAATTATGACATTCCGTATCGTGGAGACATCTATATTCATCGTATTGGACGCACAGGACGTGCACAACAAGTGGGAATCGCCATCAACTTGGTGGAACGCCATGACATCACCAACTTGCAACGCATTGAATATCATTTGCAGCAATCTCTGCCTGTCAGCAAAATCAAAGGGCTTGAGCCAAGTTTCAAATTAAAAGACGCGCTCAAAAAACCCAAGAAAAAGAAGAAGAAAGCCGCCAAGAAAAAGAAAAAATAA
- a CDS encoding TetR/AcrR family transcriptional regulator has translation MARQKHNTTALKIRDTATDMFAEKGYDGTIMDELTIRSGVNKASIYYHFQDKSNLYEQCLTHLFGNVADAVIEATEHATTDTLKLEAFVKTFAKLAHDTPAMPAILMREIASGGHNMPVTARQQMQRLLSNLKAILSTRPFCQHIESINPLTPHFMIIGSLCFYLTSQPMRDHIESTEKLDPTLDDFTQQLIQILQSGLVKKTKES, from the coding sequence ATGGCTCGCCAGAAACACAATACAACGGCACTAAAAATTCGTGATACAGCAACCGATATGTTCGCTGAAAAAGGCTACGATGGCACCATAATGGACGAATTAACCATTCGATCAGGTGTTAATAAAGCCAGCATTTATTATCACTTCCAAGACAAGTCGAACCTCTATGAACAATGTTTAACACACCTATTCGGCAACGTTGCCGATGCGGTGATTGAAGCCACCGAACATGCCACGACGGATACCTTAAAACTGGAAGCGTTCGTCAAGACATTTGCAAAACTAGCACATGACACCCCCGCAATGCCTGCAATTCTCATGCGAGAAATTGCGTCTGGTGGCCACAATATGCCTGTCACTGCTCGGCAACAAATGCAACGATTACTGTCGAATCTGAAAGCCATTTTAAGTACGCGACCTTTTTGCCAACACATTGAATCTATCAATCCTCTGACGCCACATTTTATGATTATCGGCAGCTTGTGTTTTTATCTGACAAGCCAGCCAATGCGAGACCATATTGAAAGCACTGAAAAACTTGATCCAACATTGGATGACTTTACCCAGCAACTGATTCAGATTCTGCAATCAGGCCTGGTCAAAAAAACAAAGGAGAGCTAG
- a CDS encoding EI24 domain-containing protein, producing the protein MTLLWKTLVDLKEPAILIRLFIPFVVGLIVVSLMGYGLFGFILTSDFVTQSAFVQDFNSWQQQAEDTIGGIPLVGGLILWFLGFTVAVIAGMLGIVLGSYLVLLFAMIVTGFMTDSLVKAVHDKHYPHTPYSGHGSMAGMIWKLVKFGLLMLLLILVTFPLLFVPLINVVWFWLIGFLFFHYAIVLDVGQVILPEPLFKKLKPITNWPPTFSIGVLYALSIFPIISFFAPVLAVIALSHYYFDQLSLEPGLDDVDAIID; encoded by the coding sequence ATGACATTGCTTTGGAAAACACTGGTCGATTTAAAAGAGCCTGCTATCTTGATTCGACTATTCATTCCGTTTGTGGTGGGGTTGATTGTCGTCTCTTTGATGGGGTACGGTTTGTTCGGGTTTATTCTGACCAGTGATTTCGTAACGCAAAGCGCTTTCGTGCAAGATTTTAACAGCTGGCAACAACAAGCCGAAGACACCATTGGTGGTATTCCATTAGTGGGCGGCTTGATTCTCTGGTTTCTTGGGTTTACCGTTGCCGTGATTGCAGGCATGCTTGGGATTGTTTTAGGCAGTTATTTAGTATTGTTGTTTGCCATGATTGTGACCGGGTTTATGACAGATTCTCTGGTAAAAGCGGTACACGATAAGCATTACCCACATACGCCTTACAGCGGGCATGGATCAATGGCAGGCATGATCTGGAAGTTGGTTAAATTCGGGTTGCTGATGTTGTTACTGATTTTAGTGACGTTTCCTTTGCTGTTTGTTCCATTGATTAATGTTGTTTGGTTCTGGTTGATTGGTTTTCTATTTTTTCATTACGCAATCGTATTGGATGTGGGGCAGGTCATTTTGCCGGAACCATTGTTTAAGAAACTGAAGCCGATTACTAATTGGCCACCCACGTTTTCCATAGGTGTGTTGTATGCCTTGAGTATTTTTCCGATTATCAGTTTCTTTGCTCCCGTACTCGCAGTGATCGCATTATCGCATTATTATTTCGACCAGCTCTCATTGGAACCTGGTTTAGATGATGTTGACGCCATTATTGATTGA
- a CDS encoding NAD-dependent succinate-semialdehyde dehydrogenase: MAMQSINPATGELVAEFDTWDQATLDDVVTQAGYEFADWSKLTPLEDRVALLKRLGDVLMDDQSLLAELITLEMGKLYSEALAEVEKCALLCDYYAEHAEQFLADEPVESDASRSYVAYLPLGVVLGVMPWNYPFWQVFRFAVPTVTAGNIALLKHASNVPQCALAIEEVFRKAGYPDGIFTNLMIGSDKVESVIRHPTVRAVSLTGSEPAGRKVASVAGEELKKTVLELGGSDAFIVLDNADIKQAVAGAVKGRFLNAGQSCIAAKRFIVDSMIADDFTAQFQAAIEDQFVAGDPMDKETTLAPMARQDLLDELHQQVMKSVELGAKIITGGYQLDRPGYYYAPTILTNVTSNMPAYNEEFFGPVAIVLKASEPAHALGLANATDFGLGGSIWGNDIATAETMARGMESGATFINSSTFSDPRLPFGGVKNSGYGRELSAQGIREFTNIKTIWVK; encoded by the coding sequence ATGGCCATGCAATCAATCAACCCTGCGACAGGAGAACTCGTCGCGGAATTCGATACTTGGGATCAAGCAACACTGGATGATGTTGTGACACAAGCAGGGTATGAATTTGCAGATTGGTCAAAGCTTACGCCTTTGGAAGACCGAGTGGCGTTATTAAAACGGCTAGGTGATGTTCTGATGGATGATCAGTCGTTGTTAGCCGAACTGATTACGCTTGAAATGGGAAAACTCTATTCCGAAGCCTTGGCGGAAGTTGAAAAGTGTGCGCTGCTGTGTGACTACTATGCTGAACATGCCGAGCAATTTCTGGCCGATGAGCCGGTAGAATCGGATGCCTCCCGTAGTTATGTCGCTTATTTACCCTTGGGTGTGGTGTTGGGTGTCATGCCATGGAATTACCCTTTCTGGCAAGTGTTCCGTTTTGCGGTGCCAACTGTCACGGCGGGAAATATCGCCTTGTTGAAACATGCTTCAAATGTCCCGCAATGTGCTTTGGCAATCGAGGAAGTGTTCCGAAAAGCTGGGTATCCTGACGGTATTTTTACAAACTTGATGATTGGTTCAGACAAAGTAGAATCGGTTATTCGTCATCCTACGGTAAGAGCGGTATCTTTGACTGGAAGTGAACCGGCCGGTCGTAAGGTCGCCAGCGTTGCGGGTGAAGAGTTGAAAAAAACGGTTTTGGAGCTAGGTGGGTCGGATGCGTTTATCGTGTTGGATAATGCCGATATTAAGCAAGCTGTTGCCGGCGCCGTAAAAGGTCGTTTTCTGAATGCGGGGCAAAGTTGTATTGCCGCGAAACGCTTTATTGTCGACAGTATGATTGCAGATGATTTTACGGCACAGTTCCAGGCGGCAATCGAAGATCAGTTTGTTGCCGGCGATCCGATGGATAAAGAAACGACTTTAGCGCCGATGGCGCGTCAGGATTTATTGGATGAGCTTCACCAGCAAGTGATGAAATCTGTGGAACTGGGGGCGAAAATTATCACGGGCGGTTATCAGCTGGACCGCCCCGGATATTATTATGCGCCAACAATTCTGACAAATGTCACCAGTAATATGCCGGCTTATAATGAAGAATTCTTTGGGCCTGTGGCCATTGTTTTGAAGGCTTCTGAGCCAGCGCATGCGTTAGGACTAGCTAATGCGACTGACTTTGGTCTGGGCGGTTCTATCTGGGGAAATGATATTGCCACCGCTGAAACGATGGCGAGAGGCATGGAGTCAGGCGCGACCTTTATTAACAGCTCTACCTTTTCCGATCCGCGTTTGCCTTTCGGTGGGGTAAAAAATTCCGGTTATGGCCGCGAACTGTCCGCGCAAGGGATTCGAGAGTTTACGAATATTAAAACCATTTGGGTGAAATAA
- a CDS encoding EAL and HDOD domain-containing protein, translated as MSEVFIGRQPILDQSMKVFAYELEFHQGLNPNQTTVAATEQLLQKTEEEIGFQSIVGKHSALMQLPRELIAHAKLPAFDSNHRIVLEIPNDVTHDIEILKSLKALKQEGSSIALDNFTDDESSQKLAAISDFVKIDNEACSEVKMKSMLKSLHEKGVKVIAEKVETEEMFNYLKKMGFDYFQGYFFTNPVVMNGHKLSGNKLTLLQLVSKINDPSTGFEELSKILSHDVALSHKLLVAVNNPAAMIPIKVETIADALKYMGLKRLKFWVNMMLLSDLEDTPKELLTTSLVRAKFCEKLAEKSGHSRDKDSFFLVGLFSSLGAFFRAPIESIVEEMPLSDDIKVALVDKKGPMGEALKCLQKLESTDASSIDLCYETVGISDIANIFMSASAWAQQATDNL; from the coding sequence ATGTCAGAAGTTTTTATTGGCCGCCAGCCGATTTTAGATCAATCTATGAAAGTCTTTGCCTATGAATTGGAATTTCATCAAGGACTTAATCCGAACCAAACGACCGTCGCTGCCACAGAACAGCTTCTTCAAAAAACCGAAGAGGAGATTGGGTTTCAATCGATTGTCGGCAAACATTCCGCATTGATGCAACTCCCCAGAGAGTTGATTGCTCATGCCAAGCTTCCTGCGTTTGACTCCAATCATCGTATCGTATTAGAAATCCCCAATGATGTAACGCATGATATTGAGATTTTAAAAAGTTTAAAAGCGCTAAAACAGGAAGGATCGTCTATTGCGCTGGATAATTTTACCGATGATGAATCGAGTCAAAAACTGGCGGCCATCAGTGATTTTGTCAAAATAGATAATGAAGCCTGTTCTGAAGTGAAGATGAAATCAATGTTAAAATCACTTCATGAGAAAGGGGTTAAAGTCATTGCTGAAAAAGTTGAAACGGAAGAAATGTTCAACTACTTGAAAAAGATGGGCTTTGATTACTTCCAAGGGTATTTTTTCACCAACCCTGTGGTTATGAATGGGCACAAGTTGTCTGGCAATAAACTGACTTTATTGCAGCTTGTTTCAAAAATAAATGATCCCAGTACCGGTTTTGAAGAACTTTCGAAGATATTAAGTCATGATGTGGCTTTAAGTCATAAACTGTTGGTTGCAGTAAATAATCCCGCAGCGATGATTCCAATTAAAGTTGAAACCATTGCAGACGCATTAAAGTATATGGGGCTCAAACGATTGAAATTCTGGGTGAATATGATGCTGCTGTCTGATTTGGAAGATACCCCCAAAGAGCTGCTGACAACCTCTTTGGTTCGAGCCAAGTTTTGTGAAAAGCTTGCTGAGAAATCTGGCCACAGCCGTGACAAAGACAGCTTCTTTTTAGTCGGCTTGTTTTCCAGCTTAGGCGCATTTTTCCGTGCTCCCATTGAATCGATTGTGGAAGAAATGCCATTGTCGGATGACATTAAAGTAGCGCTTGTGGATAAAAAAGGGCCGATGGGTGAAGCTTTGAAATGCTTACAAAAACTGGAGTCTACAGACGCCAGTAGTATTGATTTATGCTATGAAACCGTCGGTATCAGTGATATCGCCAACATTTTTATGTCAGCATCTGCTTGGGCACAGCAAGCAACCGACAATCTTTAA
- a CDS encoding dihydroorotase, with protein sequence MKTILITQAKVVNEGKIFEADVLIKDGLIQQIAPKLDVSADTVIDAQGQHLLPGFIDDQVHFRDPGFAAKGSIATESKAAIAGGTTSFMDMPNVKPTTTTLENLEAKFDLASKTSWANYSFYLGATNDNIEEVKALDPNQACGVKIFMGASTGNMLVDREKALTDIFTHSPTLITTHCEDTPMIQAQEAIYREKYGEDVPMKYHPDIRCREACYKSSSFAVDLAKKTGADLHVLHLTTAEEMALFEPGPVAGKKITAEACVHHLWFAEEDYETKGSLIKCNPAIKKISDRDAVRQAVREGRIDIIATDHAPHTWEEKQNTYFTAPAGLPQVQQSLTALLDMVHQGVFDLETVVQKTAHNVAIRYEIKDRGYIREGYAADIVLVDMNKPHTDNKADNLYQCGWSPWEGHTFKSSVMTTIVNGEIKYHQGQFSEFTPGQRLSFDRS encoded by the coding sequence ATGAAAACGATTCTAATTACCCAAGCCAAAGTTGTGAATGAAGGTAAAATTTTTGAAGCCGATGTTTTAATCAAAGACGGCTTGATTCAACAAATTGCGCCGAAATTAGACGTTTCAGCCGATACCGTTATCGATGCCCAAGGTCAGCATTTATTGCCTGGTTTTATTGATGATCAGGTGCATTTCAGAGATCCTGGTTTTGCAGCCAAAGGCAGTATTGCAACAGAATCAAAAGCGGCCATTGCTGGCGGAACCACTTCGTTTATGGACATGCCGAATGTGAAACCAACCACGACGACGCTTGAGAATCTTGAAGCGAAGTTTGACTTGGCTTCTAAAACCTCTTGGGCCAATTATTCATTTTATTTGGGTGCCACTAACGACAATATCGAAGAAGTGAAGGCGTTAGACCCTAATCAAGCGTGCGGGGTTAAGATATTCATGGGAGCATCCACAGGAAATATGTTGGTCGATCGTGAAAAAGCGTTAACCGATATTTTTACCCATAGCCCGACATTGATTACCACGCATTGTGAAGATACCCCGATGATTCAAGCGCAAGAAGCGATTTACCGTGAAAAGTATGGTGAGGATGTCCCGATGAAATACCATCCTGATATCCGGTGCCGCGAAGCCTGTTACAAATCATCTTCTTTTGCTGTGGATCTGGCGAAAAAAACGGGGGCAGATTTACATGTATTGCACTTGACGACCGCTGAAGAAATGGCTTTGTTCGAACCAGGCCCGGTCGCAGGTAAAAAGATTACCGCAGAAGCCTGTGTGCACCATCTATGGTTTGCCGAAGAAGATTATGAAACCAAAGGCAGTTTAATCAAGTGTAATCCGGCGATCAAAAAAATATCCGATCGCGACGCGGTTCGTCAAGCGGTAAGAGAAGGCCGAATTGACATTATCGCAACAGATCATGCCCCACATACATGGGAAGAAAAGCAAAATACCTATTTTACCGCTCCGGCCGGTTTGCCGCAGGTTCAACAGTCGTTAACGGCATTGTTGGATATGGTGCATCAGGGGGTGTTTGATTTAGAAACTGTTGTGCAGAAAACCGCGCATAATGTCGCCATTCGATATGAAATTAAAGACCGTGGTTATATTCGAGAAGGCTATGCGGCGGATATTGTGTTGGTAGACATGAATAAGCCGCACACCGACAACAAAGCAGATAACCTGTATCAGTGTGGCTGGTCTCCGTGGGAAGGGCATACCTTTAAATCGAGCGTGATGACAACCATTGTCAATGGAGAAATTAAATATCATCAAGGGCAGTTTTCCGAGTTTACTCCGGGACAGAGATTGTCATTTGATCGCAGTTAA
- the yidD gene encoding membrane protein insertion efficiency factor YidD, producing the protein MNPFKWLIILPIRFYQLFISPLLGPRCRFYPTCSHYTIEAVQKHGVFCGLWLAIKRIAKCHPGNPGGVDPVPDCGCHTNKETSSKEGSEKT; encoded by the coding sequence ATGAACCCTTTTAAATGGCTGATCATCTTGCCTATCCGCTTCTACCAGCTTTTTATCAGCCCGTTACTTGGCCCTCGTTGCCGGTTTTACCCGACCTGTTCTCACTATACGATCGAGGCGGTACAAAAACATGGCGTGTTTTGCGGCTTATGGCTGGCAATCAAACGAATTGCAAAGTGTCACCCAGGAAACCCTGGTGGGGTTGACCCTGTGCCAGATTGTGGCTGCCATACCAATAAAGAAACCTCTTCAAAGGAAGGTTCAGAGAAAACTTGA